TCGAGACATCTTGCTAGTCACTGGTGATTTGAACACATAAGTTGGCGGAGAGAGGCATGGAAAAGTGATAGGAGCGTTTTGACTAGGAACGAAGAACAGCGAAGCTGAACACCTGATACCCTGATACAGTCCCTGAGGAAAACAGCGTGTTCATCTTGAATGCATTGTTCAAACAACATCCAAGAAGGCTGTACACTTGGAAGATTCCAGGAGATGTTCACAAAAATCTAATAGATTTTCTGATGATCAATGAAAGGTACAAGAACAGCGTCAAAAATGCGTTCACTTACACAGCGGCAGACAacaattcagatcactgcctgCTTATAGTGAAGGTGAAGTTCAAGCTGAAACTCGTGAAAAGAAATCCCATGAAAGACCAAGTTAACCTGGACAGACTGAGTAGAAGATCTGGTGAAGAAGTACACAGTGGAGGTTACTAACAGGTATGAAGCTATACTTCAGGAAGTGACAGATCAATATCTCAGTGAGGAGAAAACAACAGAAAGGCATTGGGAAAGGCTGAAACAGAGCATAAAACATACAAAAACTGAGATGGTCCCGAAAAAAAAGAGAGGAGGAAACCAGGAGTGTATGCTTAATGAAATACTAGATATGATTGAGAAATAGAGACAGAATAAGAAGAATAATTATGAAtatggtgaaattaaaaagcagatcAGGAAAGATTGTAGAGCAGCCAAGGAAAGGTGGTATGAAGACTACTGCGTGGAAATAGAAGAACTGGAGAAAAGGCATAACATGAGGGCATTGCATGAGAAAGTTAAAGCGGGGACAGATAAGAAGTAAAGAATAACTACAAATAATGGCTGTATGAGGAGCAAGGAAGGTGAACCTCTCTTCGAAAAAGAAAGTGCAGAGGAACGATGGGTGAAGTACTTCAGAGAGCTGTATGATgatgaagacagatgtgaattGGAATGATCAGAAGGAAGAGAATTACTGGAGATAATAGAAGCAGAAGTCAGTCCAGCAATCAACAAGCTGAGAGCAAAGAAAGAACCTGGAATCGATGAGATAccaacagaatgcctgaaagcccCGAATGATGTTCACATTGAGATACTGATTGAGACTGCAACAACATTTACAGAACAGGATTCTTACATGAAGATCTGATGCAGCCGGTGTTCATTAAGCTgccaaagaaaccaaaagcccgAGAGCGTTCAGAGAGCAGGACAATAAGCTTCTTGAGCCCTGTGATGAAAATGATACCAATAATCATTTTGGGAAGAAATGATCAgtctatagaagcagagatagatgataATCAGTCAGGATTCAAATCAAAGAAAGGAACATCTTTAACTTGAAAGTAGTTATTGGAAGACACCTGGAAGTGCAAAAACAAACTGTGAATGTATGCTTTATAATCAATGAGAGGCATTTGATAGCATCTACcgtcagaaaataatggagtgcttaaacaaactagaaatcaACAGAAATGagaaaaggataattcagaatctatattggatTAAGGTATTGGGACAAAAGTCGGTCATTCATCTCCTTtactctgttctgccattcagttggatAATGGTTGATCAGCACATCACCTCTACTATATTATAATATCATTCACGAACTTTACTCCATTTCTCTTGATACCCATATTAAGCAAGAATCCATTGGTCTTAGTCTTTAAAAATGTCAGTTGaggcccagcatccacagccttttgactgAGAGTTCCGCTatcttttgtgtgaaaaagtatATCCTGATTTTATTGGCAAATCCCCTAGATTGAATTTGAGGAAATTGTCTCTCAGGTCATGTTATTTAGTATCTAATGGACGTTGCTGCTATCTCTTTTGAATACCACCAATTGTAGCCATCCTCACAATAGTCGCATCTTGAATGCTGGACCTGTTTATTTAAGGAGTTTTAATAAGTCGATAGTAATAGCGTTGGTGTTAATAgtcccactggaggtccagcacacagGTTTGTTTCTCCAACTGGATCTAAATTGCACTGCTGAGCAGATCTGTTTACCAGGCTCACTCAGTGTTCAGGTGCCTGAGTGATAGGGGGCTCTGGTGCAAAATGTGATTGCCATCGTGAGAACTGCCTCCCTCCCTCGTATCTCCTTGAGCTTCCCGCAAGCTATTTAAGACAGATGGAGGTCCTGCTCCAATTGGGCACAATCATAAATttgcatcccaattctgtcatctgGGATGACATAAGCCAAGTGTGTACCACTTGCTCAGTGAATATTCAGTTCCTATACATCTGCAAAAATTAACAGTGCTAATCTTCTTCACAAACAAACGTTTATAATGTCAAATACAACATATGTGTATTTTCCAGTCTGAAAGCATATTAATGAATATATTTGTTTGAATTGGCATGATCAATGATTCAGTAACTACAACTTTAAAaaggttgaaaatttcaaaactaattAAATTAATATTCTCTCCTTGGTGTTCCTCATTACCACTGCGAAATGTAAATAACAATTTTCTATTCCCGCTGAGCATTGGAGTACAAACTGCTGCTTAACCTATTTGTTCAAGTGGCTGTAACTAATGCCAGTTATTGCCTGACCTAATTGCCTCACTTGACATTTCTCAAAAGTATAAATCGGGCTCAGTTCAATACATCTCATTAGTGTGTCAATCACACCAAGAGGTTGCTTCGTTTTTAAGAAAATGGGACTATTTATAATTCCACAGATAGAAGAAATTTACTATCCGCTTCTTGCCCTGGTTGGTGTTCCTTGTAAGTTACCATAATCAGTTATTCCTTGTTTTACAGAATGAGAGTGTGCTTGCTGTCAGTCTAGTATTGTCATCTGTCCAGATGTACAGTTTTAACTATTGTCAGTGGATTAGGAAAAAAATGGCTTTAATACAGTTAGCTCAGTGGGTCTGATTTATATGTAAACAACAGTTTACAGAATATTAAACTGGTGCCATTCAGTTTTCATGAATATGCTGCATTAAATAAACCTCTGTTACATAGGAGTCAATGGTCGTCCTGCAATTTGGTTGTTCGAATCGTTATTGGGTATTATAATTTAATTATTCTGTGTTCAATTATGTTATAACAATGAAAATAGTTTACATTTATATAATGTCGTTCATGCCGAATAAAATGTCCAAGATTCTTACAATATCTCTGTTCCCAATACAGACTTTGATATACTATCTAATGCAGTACACATCTAGTACATTTTCGGGATTTATTTTCCAAAGTCGTGAACAGAATGATTTTCCGTTGCCACATTTCCCTTCAATGTAAATTTTCGAGTTTGTTTGTAATTGTAGCTTTTGTAAAATAATATATTTTTCGTGCAATTTTAGCATTTAGGAATGTTGTTGGAGATGGTTCTTTCATCCAATGAGTTGGGATAGGAAAGTGTGCTCTCAAACCACACTTGTGGGAAAACCCTCATTCTGCAACAGCTGGTCCAACTCAAGGAATCAGACTGGCAGGAAAGCGCACTCAATAATAACTTAACAAATTGTCTTTCATCCTTGTGTCCCAGCAAGGTGAAGACTGCCTGGTGGGAAGCCTGATATATCAGGATGGTTTCTGTCTTTGATCAGGTTGCACTTCAAGTTGGTTTATCTAACAAAACAGGGAAATGAAATGGGATTCCTTAAGGGGAGATACGCTCCTGTTACATTTCTCAAATAGCTAATTCAATTATCCAGGAAAACTCTAAAACCTGGGTCAAGTCTTGCTGTTTGCAATAGTCTAATATAATGTGCAGGTTGACTATTTGTATTGCTGTTCTCGGATATTCTTTATTGTTTCTGTACAAATATGCACCTTATAAATAAAGGCAACCGAAAAGGTCGGCCGGCAGGCCGGAGCTGTACAATTTTAAAGAAATCATCGTCCCACATTGAGCACCGGAATGAGTGGCGGATCAGCCCCCAGTACAAGACATTACAGGAAAAGAGCGAATGTTAACAAAGTGTGGACTGAGCATTTAAGATGGTTCAGCATCGAGATAAATTGGGCAGTGAATAAAATGAATCGTCCCTGGTATAAATTGGATGCAGTCCATCTCTAGGCGCGAGTCAAGTGTTTCGTCCAAAAGACTTAATGGCCAAGATTTTACCGAGTTTATAAAATTCTGCCTAACTGTGGGATATTCAGATAGCCGTTTAAAACACATGCAAGACATACCCAAGCATCTGTATTAGTATTTGACAAGGTTATGAATATTGTTTGGATGATTCAGTGATTGACTGGTCTGTTAATTATGTGATTGGTGGATTTACTGATTCATTTGGGGCAATTTTCACTTTGGCTGATAGGACGCCTGATGTTTATTTCTGCTccgttcaatggaaataaaaaaccGGTTAGAGAATGATAATGGGGAGCTGATCCAATACCGTCCATTTTACACTATTTCCCAGTTTTACATCTCTCTCGAATTTTATTTccaatgaagtcaatggaaatgaaaatgggGAGAACTGTACAATAGATTGCCGACACGCTATCATCCGTTtagactattgcacaaagtcaagaacTGCCCCTTGGTCATCTCACTTTACTTGTGTGTTCTCATTAATTGTATGGAAGGTGCACTAGTGAGAATGATCACCGCATTGTATGTGTGCACCGGGTTACCTGAGAAATGTCTCTCCATTCTGTTGCAGTTAATTATTTTTAAGGTCCACATAAACTGGTCGCGTTATGAAACCGGTTCCAGAGTCAGTTTGGCGCCACCGCCTGGGACAAATTTCACCCAAAGCAAAAGGAAACTGAGTTGAGTAAATGCACAAAAGATTTAGTTAATTTCCGTATAACATATTCTTAAACTGACTGCCCCTGTGAATTGAATGCAATTAATAGTTTCCCTTGTATTCTCTTTTTCTTGTAGGTAATctagtggcgattgtgattctgtcccgTGGGAGATGCGGACTTTCTAAATGTATCACtcattacctggtggccatggcagcggcagatctattCGTGATAATATTCGATGTAATATTTTATGAGATTAATGACATGTATTTCTCATTTTCGTTCTTGGATTACACTCCCGTTTGCAGTCTCAATATCGCCTTGGTTTTTGCAGCCATTGATTGCTCTGTCTGGTTAACTgttgctttcacttttgatcgattcaTTGCCATTTGTTGCCAGAGATTGAGAGAAAGATATTGCACTGAAAGAACCGCAGCCATAGTTACAGTGGCTGTGTTTGGACTGAGTTTtgtagaaaatattccaatttactTTGAAAACGAACACTTGGAAATTATTGACAACATTGCGTGGTTCTGCAATGTAAAATCAAGCCTGTCTAATTTGCCTATATGGGTAGCATACTTCTTCTTTGACATTACATTAACACCCTTTGCACCATTTGTGCTGATTGTGTTACTCAATGCTGTAACCATCAGGTACATTATGCGGGCCAATAGATTGAGAAGAGGATTCCGGAGAAATAACAATAATGAGAatcacagtgatccagagatggagaaccgaaggaaatcgATCATATTACTGCTGGCCATTTCTAgctgttttatactgttatggatggtaACTTTTGTACATTCTGTATGTACACAATTTGCAGGCATTCAGTTTATGCTCACAGATTATAATGATCCATTTGCCATTATGGAGCACACTGGATATATGCTTCAGTGTTTGAGTtcatgcacaaacacatttatctaTGCAGTAGCTCAGGCTAAATTTAGAGAGGAATTGAAGCATATTATTAAATATCCATTGACTCTAAGTTCGTGGCTTCAAAAAATTGAAACTTAATGTCATCTAATCTCAGCCAACATAGATCACAATATATTCTCTAAATCCATAGATAATTATATAGCACTTTATCGCTGTTGTTCTCCCTCTTCCTGGCAGTCTCTCTCTACATATTAATGTGTAAGAAAACCAAtttagtgatggaatgtgtcacttGACTGAAACCAGGCAGATTCCAATGGGGATAAAACATGTTTGGGGCAGAATGGCAGTATGAGTGATTGCAGATCGATGAGTTGTTTCAATATCTGTCTTATTTTACTTCCCATTGCATTCAATGATTGTAATATTTACATTTGGTGATTGTGTCATACTGGTGATATGGCGGAGCAGGTGAGCTGTTATATTCCTCTCCTAATGTTCCTTTTCAAAGCGAGGGACAATCGGGAGAGGTGCCTAATGGTGGCTAATCCGAAATCACCCATCTccaaggaacagaagtaggccattcactcCCTCGAGcttgttcaatgagatcatggctgatctgcaatctaactctgcatacctgtctttgcctcatatcctttaatatcttagactaactaaaatctatcaatctcagttttcagtttaacaattgatccaacatcaattgctgtttatgaAAGGGAGCTCcatacttctaccactctttgtgtgaacaattatttcttaatttcattcctgaaagattTGGCTCTAATTTTTGACTATAACGCCAAGTCTTAGACTCATCAACTATAACCAATCTCCCTTATCTGTTGCGTTAATGCCTTGGAAACTGTGATCTAACCAccgctcactcttccaaactccaaaaAATACAACCCTAGAttttgtaatctctccttgtaatttagccATTTAACatacaggtatcattctggtaaacctacactggACTCCCTCCTATATCCTTCTCAAGGTATGCTGCCCAGAACTGGTCACAGTAGTCCAGATGCAGTCTGAACaatgctttgtataactgaagcatgacatctACCTCCTCATACTGTATTCCTCTTAATATAAAAGTTAGCATTCTGGTAGACCTTTTGACTATTTTCTGGACCTGGTCCTAACACTATATGTCCCTGGACACCCAAGTATCTCTGGACATGCACTGTTTATCTTTTTTCATCCTTTTGTTAGGTCCAAGTGggataatctcacatttgcctATATTGGAATCCATTTTTCACACTTTTGTCCATTCAACTAATCAATGAATATCTCTTTGAAATTTTCAGCTTCCAGctatactgcttacaatgctgcctatctgtaTGTCATTTTCAAAATTGGATAGGTTGTCTTCTATCCCAATTTCTAAGTCATGAATTAAAAtagtgaggccccaacacagatccttgccggACCCCACTGGTcaaatcctgccaattagagtgcaTGCCCGTTATACCTACTCTCTGGCTCCTTccattcagccaatttcctaatgaCATCAATGCTTTGTCTTCAATCCCAtgacttcaactttagctaatagtCTCTTATGAGCGACttcattaaatgccttctggaagtccagataaataacacccatagacattcccctgtcaacTACTTTTGTCATATCTTCAAAACATTCCATCAGATTCCTTAGGCATAATCTGTTCTTCACAAATCCCTGCAGGCCCTTTCTGATCAGctaaaaattttcaaggtgttcattcACCCCTATCCTTAGTTATGGACTCCAGTATTTTTGGATAACAAATgatagactaactggtctataacccttttttttttctctgtcacattgtttaaatagtggagtgacatgggCAATTTTGAATTCTAAACGATCATTCCAAATCACGAGATCTATAGAAAATGAGACTTCAGGCATCTGCAATGTCTTGTCCTATTTATTTTAAAGGCATGAAATGGAAACCATTTAGTCCTGGGATTTATCCCTCTTTCGTGCCATGTATTTCTCCATCATTACTCACGTAATTTTGTTAAGtgtctgtccctgattcaataatagtttccttgaGATGGCTGGAATGCTGaattcttcctctactgtaaatactgaggccaaCTAATTGTTCAACaggtctgctatttccttattttgaTTGACAACATCACCGTTTCCAAGGGACCCACATTGCTGTTGACCATCCTCTTTTTCCCAATTCAATTTTTAGATGTTGTGTTGATTTTGAGattcctgcaagtttcttttcatattcctttTTCGTGTGTCTCCTTCCATGTTTTGGTCACacgaaataacaccccactggaagtggttggcGTATTCTGCTCCCTTGGGTCTACGGTGagggacaatctgtcccttgatgcagagctcgataaatGTGTTGGGAAAGCAGATACCACCTTTTGCCAACTTGTGAAAGGCACATGGGATAACTCCAAACTGACTCTTAGGACCAAACTGATGTTTTTTAAGGTCTGTATTCTCATCACCTTGCTGTACGGCTGTGGAACataggtgacttacagctaccaggaaaggaaactcaatcatttccatcttcactgtctgcagcactTTATGGGAGTATCCTGGaaggataaaatcacaaatgttGACGGTCCTctgaaaggcagagctcccaagtatgttgtCACTAACCAAACAGAGGCAGCTCCAGTGCATCGGACATGTCTGCAAAATCGAAGATgggcacatacccaaggaccttccgtACGGTGAGGCAGCCAGGACCAAATGACCAGTGGGGCGTCCAAAGTCCGCTTTAAGGAtgcttgcaagagagagggaatctgtgattgcaGGAGCAGTGATTGTTGCAGAGATGGAATCTGTAATttgaggagaatcgagcacaggcgAGAGGGAACCTGTGATTGAAAGAGCaaccagcacaggagagatggaacctgtgattgaaagagcaaccagcacaggagagatggaatctgtgattggaggagaatcgagcacaggagagatggaatctgtgattgaaagagcaaccagcacaggagagatggaatctgtgattgaaagagcaactagcacaggagagatggaatctgtgattgaaagagcaaccagcacaggagagatggaatctgtgattgaaagagcaaccagcacaggagagatggaatctgtgattgaaagagcaaccagcacaggagagatgg
The nucleotide sequence above comes from Heterodontus francisci isolate sHetFra1 chromosome 29, sHetFra1.hap1, whole genome shotgun sequence. Encoded proteins:
- the LOC137345882 gene encoding probable G-protein coupled receptor 139, encoding MECLNKLEINRNEKRIIQNLYWIKQGNLVAIVILSRGRCGLSKCITHYLVAMAAADLFVIIFDVIFYEINDMYFSFSFLDYTPVCSLNIALVFAAIDCSVWLTVAFTFDRFIAICCQRLRERYCTERTAAIVTVAVFGLSFVENIPIYFENEHLEIIDNIAWFCNVKSSLSNLPIWVAYFFFDITLTPFAPFVLIVLLNAVTIRYIMRANRLRRGFRRNNNNENHSDPEMENRRKSIILLLAISSCFILLWMVTFVHSVCTQFAGIQFMLTDYNDPFAIMEHTGYMLQCLSSCTNTFIYAVAQAKFREELKHIIKYPLTLSSWLQKIET